In Zingiber officinale cultivar Zhangliang chromosome 3B, Zo_v1.1, whole genome shotgun sequence, a single window of DNA contains:
- the LOC122056468 gene encoding uncharacterized protein At1g66480-like isoform X2 has translation MGNAIGAKKKSAKVMKIDGTTFKVKPLVLAMKLLRDHPGHDLLESDDVKCHGVRARPLHPTAPLKPGKLYFLVELPRRLQRRAWSGNLQVSAKERLESLKIIRRSMSDMSLANEASAYATAGDVEETKGGGVRMRVRLPKVLVEKLMQESKDATEAAEKIMKLCAEKDCGATRAVHQTLSSVKSAQLQEKHARFALAPDEIIG, from the exons ATGGGCAACGCCATAGGCGCCAAGAAGAAGTCCGCGAAGGTGATGAAGATAGACGGCACTACCTTCAAGGTCAAACCACTCGTCCTGGCCATGAAGCTGCTCCGCGACCATCCCGGTCACGACCTCCTCGAATCCGACGACGTCAAGTGCCACGGCGTACGCGCTAGGCCCCTCCACCCCACCGCCCCACTCAAGCCTGGCAAACTCTACTTCCTAGTGGAGCTTCCCCGCCGGCTGCAGCGCAGAGCCTGGTCGGGGAATCTCCAGGTAAGCGCCAAGGAGCGGCTGGAGAGCCTCAAGATCATCCGCCGCTCCATGTCAGATATGTCGCTGGCCAACGAGGCCTCTGCCTACGCCACCGCCGGTGATGTCGAGGAGACTAAGGGCGGAGGCGTGCGCATGCGGGTGAGGCTGCCGAAAGTGCTGGTGGAGAAGCTGATGCAGGAGAGCAAGGACGCGACTGAGGCGGCAGAGAAGATCATGAAGCTTTGCGCCGAGAAGGACTGCGGCGCCACCAGGGCGGTTCACCAGACTCTATCCTCCGTCAAATCAGCCCAGCTGCAGGAG AAGCACGCAAGGTTTGCTCTCGCGCCAGACGAGATCATTGGATGA
- the LOC122056468 gene encoding uncharacterized protein At1g66480-like isoform X1: MGNAIGAKKKSAKVMKIDGTTFKVKPLVLAMKLLRDHPGHDLLESDDVKCHGVRARPLHPTAPLKPGKLYFLVELPRRLQRRAWSGNLQVSAKERLESLKIIRRSMSDMSLANEASAYATAGDVEETKGGGVRMRVRLPKVLVEKLMQESKDATEAAEKIMKLCAEKDCGATRAVHQTLSSVKSAQLQESSPLTKWRTITDSTWPREPLLVTLTLSS, from the exons ATGGGCAACGCCATAGGCGCCAAGAAGAAGTCCGCGAAGGTGATGAAGATAGACGGCACTACCTTCAAGGTCAAACCACTCGTCCTGGCCATGAAGCTGCTCCGCGACCATCCCGGTCACGACCTCCTCGAATCCGACGACGTCAAGTGCCACGGCGTACGCGCTAGGCCCCTCCACCCCACCGCCCCACTCAAGCCTGGCAAACTCTACTTCCTAGTGGAGCTTCCCCGCCGGCTGCAGCGCAGAGCCTGGTCGGGGAATCTCCAGGTAAGCGCCAAGGAGCGGCTGGAGAGCCTCAAGATCATCCGCCGCTCCATGTCAGATATGTCGCTGGCCAACGAGGCCTCTGCCTACGCCACCGCCGGTGATGTCGAGGAGACTAAGGGCGGAGGCGTGCGCATGCGGGTGAGGCTGCCGAAAGTGCTGGTGGAGAAGCTGATGCAGGAGAGCAAGGACGCGACTGAGGCGGCAGAGAAGATCATGAAGCTTTGCGCCGAGAAGGACTGCGGCGCCACCAGGGCGGTTCACCAGACTCTATCCTCCGTCAAATCAGCCCAGCTGCAGGAG TCATCTCCATTAACTAAATGGAGAACAATTACCGACTCCACATGGCCACGAGAACCCTTACTCGTGACTCTCACTTTGTCTTCATAG